One Bacillus sp. (in: firmicutes) genomic window, AATAACCCATAGAGGATGTTTTATATGTTTGCTTTTTTTAAAACGTTAGGTATTTCGATTTTAATATTAACTATCATTAGTTTTGTTGGTGTATTTTTGATAGCCGATGTTCTAACTCTTTCTATTATAACAATGATAATTACATATATCCCAAATGGCTTTATTGCCGCGACAACGAATAGTAAATTCCCTTATTTCTTTGCATATATGACAGCAGTAACTTTAACGCTACTAAACTTTATATTTTTAGTTTTTATAATGGATTTTAATGTTTTTTTGAATAATGATATCATTTTTTATTCATTATTTACCTCTTCAATTTTGTCTTTGGTTGGCGCCTGTATAAAGACTAATATTTATAGGAGACAAATGAAAAATGCTTAAAGATATAGTACATTTTTATAATTTTGGAGTTCTTAAAATATTGGGCTTTATAAGCTTAATTGTGTTTCCATTTCAGTTATTGATATATGGATGGATATATTATCTTTATCAGTTGGAGCTAGATAGTATTGAAAAGGTATTTGTACTTTATTTGTATGTATTCATGTTTATAGCTACTCAAAGGCCGTTTTCAAAACTATATATACATCTAAGAAATAATGATGAATGTACCTTATACGGTATGCTACGAGACTTTTTTCTTCCTTTGGGCTAATTTTTTATGGTTCTATTTTATTATTTGTTTTTTCTTATATTGGAATCATGTTTTTTATTATACCAGGATTGATTATTTTAAGTTTTGCTTTTTTACTTCCCTTTTTTAGAGAAGAACATAGAACTCTTAAGGTATCGTTACTAAATGCAAAAGAATTTTATAAGAATAATTATCTTTCCATTTATGCGGATTGGAATTATGTTCATTCTGCTTACTTTGAATGCTCTATGTGATGTAAATACCTTAAAAGTGTGGTATAATTAACTTATAAATCAATCGGAAATACTGGAACTTTTGCTATTTGTAAAAATGTATTTACGATTGAATTAAGAAAGGTCGTGTTTGCCTTCATTTTTACTTATCTAGAGAAGAACTCCGTAGGTAAGTTGTTAGATTTAGATAAGAAGGTGTATAACTCTGAATACCAAGTTAATAAAGAAACAACCATAAAACGTTTAGACATAAATCCAATAACGGATTTAACAATTGTCAACAATTCCGATTTGGTTGGCTATTTAACTGTTTGCCCGATTGACGACAATATTTACAATAGAATTATCAAGCATTCCGTAACAGAGGAAGAAATAGAACAACACACTTTGCCATATGACAAAATGGGATTCTATAATCTATATTTGTCTTCCATAGTAATAGATAAAGAAAAATACCCATATTATCCTAGTAAGTATTTATTTTCTTTTTTAGAAAAACATTTATACAAACTGAGAAAGAACGGATATTTTGTTGATAAAATACTGGCTTTTGCTGTTTCGGTTGCTGGTAGAAAGACGTTAGAAAGATTTGGATTTAAGGAAATTAAGGATAATGTCTTTGAGTTTTCTTGTTTGAAACAAGGTACAAGCTTTATCAAAAGGAACATCACGTTGCTCAAAGTTATTTCAAATATTATAAATGAACAAATATTCATTTTTAAAAGAGGTTTTGTTTAGCGTCATAAACCAATCAATGCAAATGAATGAATGGTATTGGGATACCGACACTTAGCGTCATAGCTTACTTCCTCTTCTAATTAGATAAATGGTGACTATGGTTTTATAGGTCACCTAAATTAAAAACCTTCTTACAATGTAAGAAGGTTTTTAATTTAATGTGTAAGCGTCAAATAGCGCCCACGTTTTTTTCGTGGGCGCTATTTGACGCTTACATAAGTTCAGCTCCTATGTTAGGGCCCACTTTGCTCCTGTTTTGATTCTTGGTCATAAGAAATTTACAATTCAAAATGATTGGACGCCTGACATCATTAACATTAATAGTATAAGCAGATGTTAATGTATTATTGGAAAGGGGAGTCTAATTAGTGCCGATTATTACAATAAAACTGGCGAGAGGCAGAACAGTTAAAGTAAAGCAGAAATTTGTTGAAGCTGTGACAAAAGAGGCTGTACATACATTAAATGTAAAAGCGGAATGGGTGACAGTGCTGTTTGATGAGTATGATCGGGAAAATTGGGCATCTAAAGGTGAATTGCATTCGCTAAAATTTGGTAAGGAGTTTGGTGAGAAAGGCACCGAATAGAAAGGTAGACCCGCAAAGAGTCTACCTTTTTCATTGCTTAACTGTAAATTTTATCCTAGTTAATAACTAATTTCTCGCCTTGCGATCTCGATTTATACGGCGTTGGAAAACAATATAGATTGGGAATGGAATGACAATCCAGCCGAAGCTTTTGATTAAACCATTAATAGCACGTTGTTTTGTGTTTTCAATTTGTTGTTTGACCATTGCATCATATTGCTTTTGTAGCTGTTCCTCAGTATATTCAACCTTTTCTGTTGATTCTTTTTCATAGTTATATTTATTGGTTTTCATATCCTTGAACTCTTCAAATGTTTGGACATAAGTGTTTGGCGATACATAATCAGCCGCAGACATAAAGGCAAAGACACCCCCGCCAATGACCATAATTAACGTAATAAAGGCAACAGCGTATTGATAAATTTGCTTAATCATATCTTCCCTCTCCTCTCGATTTGCATCCATTACACGTTTTGTTCCTAATGATAAAAATAAAATAAATATAACAGTCCCAACAAGTCCTAATAAAATAAAAGTAAACGCCATGATTTCACCTCTATAAATTAGACGATAAGATTAGGGGAAAGGTTACTTTGAGTTGAATTGTTAATTATAAATAGGCCATTGTCCGGGTTACTGTACAAGGGAAGGGTTACATACGTTATAAATGTCTAATGTCAACTACAAAAAAGAGGAGTTGTCTATATGCACTATAACATGGTACCTAGCCCTTATTTTGGCGGCGGCCAATACACTTATCCTAATACAATAGAATACCCTGGAATTGCTTTGAGTGGGTATCTAAATCCATTCGAATACCCTCATATAATTGGCGGCCAACACATGTATCCTTTTGAATCATGGGTTCCATATACAGGTGGAAGCATACGCACCGAGTCAAATGAAATAGAGTATGCTAATCATGATGAGCAAGATGTAACAATAGATTATACGGCCTCCATGCTAAGAAAAGGAAGAGGGCATACACATGCCCATTTTGGTGCGACAACCTGTCAAGATGGCCATACCCATTTGCACCCCGGCGTAACAGGCACGCCAATTGAAACGAATGTTGGTCATATTCATAAAATATATGGTAATACGACCTTTGATGACGGTCATATCCATTATTATGAAGAGTACACAGGACCTCCAATTCCATTGCAAGATGGCTATCATACCCATTACGCTGAAATGAGAACAACGAAAGATGATGGTCATGTTCATATTATTAAAGGGTTTACAGCCCCGTCAAAAAGTTAAGTGGTCAGGTGTAAAGAAAGTGCATCTTTGGAGACCCTTGCTCTTTTATATTATTGTCGTTGCGGGGATTTTTAAAAAAATTTCCAATAAGTATAAAACTAACTTAATTGAGAGTGGTTCTGATGCCCGAACCTGGAGTGAAAACGTAAACTCGGTAACTGGCGAGCGTTCCTAGTGCCCGAACGAGAGTTAAAAGTGAGCTTACGGTAACTAGCGCCCAGTTCTGATGCCCGAAGTAGAGTTAAAATCGAACCCGTGGTAACTAGCGGGTGGCCCTAGCGCCCGAAACAGAGGCAAAAGTGCCCCTGCGGTAACTAAGGAGCGGTTCTAGTGCCCGAAAGAAAAGGTAAATCAAATTAATCAAATTTATAAATCCAAAGTCGCTCCGTATTAACCCACTTCAAAATTTCTGAATCCTTATTTTTCAGTTTTTCATCCATCCCATCCATAAAGGCGGCTGCCTGTGTTTCATGGGCGAGAATGCAGGCGATTTTTTTATCTTGAACTGTAGAAACATCCACAACGATATCTGGCTCACCAAGTTTTTCAATGCAGTCATGGGAAAATGCTAAACAATGTAGTCTAGGGCGAATAGTAGCTGGCATTTGTTTCATTGCATGAACAACCGCATAACCTGTCGCATCATGGTCAGGGTGGACACTATACCCTGGATAAAAACTAATCACAAGTGATGGTTTCAGTTCGTCAATCAATGCGCGAAAGCGATTTGCCAGCTCATCAACATCTTCAAATTCAATTGTTTTATCGCGTAACCCGAGCATTCGTAAATCATCAATTCCGATTGCTTTAACAGCATTCAAAAGCTCATTTTTTCGAATGAGCGGCAGGCTTTCACGCGTAGCTATTGGCGGATTTCCCATATTGCGCCCCATTTCACCAAGCGTCAAGCATGCATATGTAACAGGCGTACCATTTTCTCTATACAAGCTAATTGTTCCCGAAAGTCCAAAGGCTTCATCATCTGGATGTGGAAGAATGACTAAAACACGGCTCTCCAAAATACCACTCCTTCACTTAATCTTTTTTTCTAAATGCTAAAATGGCTGTTTACTTATCTGACAGGCAACAGCAAGTTTTCCATTGGCATCATGGCCCGCCAATAATAGCCTGTTTTTTTCATCAACTTCAAAATGGGTCAAGCCTTCAGCATACACCCAGCCATTTTCCATCTTCATCCCCACACGGTATGGTCCATTTCCGGTAATTTTCGCATGGCGGTAACGAATTACACTGTTACGAATATAAGCTCCAACAGTCATAGCAGATTGGTCTTTATGTGAGGCATAGGCGCCATTTGTTGTTTCTAAATGTAAGTATAAATCTTGTTCTCTGAATTCATTTAATTTGTTCTGTACTTCTGAAGGGATAATAGGTTCCAACTTAGAGTCCTCCTTCAAGTGAATGTAATGTCACTAATTTTATTTTATAGAAAAAAATCATGCAAGTCATACTATAGCCATCTTACTAACAATTGTTCATTTTTTCCTCTAATTTGCTTCTTTAAGTCATCATATTCCTCATAAGTTAAAAGTTTTATAAGTTTTTGACAAAATTTATTC contains:
- a CDS encoding 4-oxalocrotonate tautomerase, with protein sequence MPIITIKLARGRTVKVKQKFVEAVTKEAVHTLNVKAEWVTVLFDEYDRENWASKGELHSLKFGKEFGEKGTE
- the bshB2 gene encoding bacillithiol biosynthesis deacetylase BshB2, with product MESRVLVILPHPDDEAFGLSGTISLYRENGTPVTYACLTLGEMGRNMGNPPIATRESLPLIRKNELLNAVKAIGIDDLRMLGLRDKTIEFEDVDELANRFRALIDELKPSLVISFYPGYSVHPDHDATGYAVVHAMKQMPATIRPRLHCLAFSHDCIEKLGEPDIVVDVSTVQDKKIACILAHETQAAAFMDGMDEKLKNKDSEILKWVNTERLWIYKFD
- a CDS encoding YojF family protein, producing MEPIIPSEVQNKLNEFREQDLYLHLETTNGAYASHKDQSAMTVGAYIRNSVIRYRHAKITGNGPYRVGMKMENGWVYAEGLTHFEVDEKNRLLLAGHDANGKLAVACQISKQPF